The following are encoded in a window of Chionomys nivalis chromosome X, mChiNiv1.1, whole genome shotgun sequence genomic DNA:
- the Rtl3 gene encoding retrotransposon Gag-like protein 3 isoform X2, whose protein sequence is MVEDLAASYVALKLENEILQAQVKRLMEENAALQAQIPELQKSGAAKENEPLRKYSEVHEPPEASELLQPPAAGTSQKPWESPGTTEPGGLPEINEPKEPSVIREPREIKEPQIPPETKESRGPSAITEFRGSPDSSPKFKEYREPWEPPEVNEPWEPPESQDSTALSTWKPPAVKKIQKALESPAAQKPQATSRGYELPADWEAGPTGIQGTPVIKELQNLQLHNLTNDEESQKVPEYQETSSQPELLEHPATQEPLDSSDTEEFLELSVPEESLEGLIVAGTGTAAAFPQAHVRLEAATLPLEYPVAFNGNSQKLSEFLVQLNSYLRTRGHLYPAEAALVSFVGSFFSGEAGRWFQPLADTQSPLLEQFERFIRALQDTFDDPENIEVATQGLPQLRQGESLVHRYATRFHLIAQELNLDESTFCIQYQEELASSIQNELSCTSPATSLSDVIIQCVTLEEETSGKTDSNSSSSEEENGSESPPTENQAVQATSNRPHLSEAERARRREGHLCLYCGHPGHFARDCPVKPHRAQQAGNMEARR, encoded by the exons ATGGTAGAGGACTTAGCAGCTTCCTATGTTGCTCTGAAATTGGAGAATGAAATCCTGCAGGCTCAAGTGAAGAGGCTCATGGAAGAAAATGCTGCCCTCCAAGCCCAGATACCAGAGCTCCAGAAATCTGGAGCAGCCAAAGAGAATGAACCACTCCGAAAATACTCAGAGGTCCACGAGCCCCCAGAGGCCTCAGAGCTACTGCAACCTCCAGCAGCCGGGACCTCACAAAAGCCCTGGGAATCCCCAGGGACCACAGAGCCCGGGGGACTCCCAGAGATCAATGAGCCCAAGGAACCCTCAGTTATTAGAGAACCCAGGG AGATCAAGGAGCCCCAGATTCCCCCGGAAACCAAGGAGTCTAGGGGACCCTCAGCCATCACAGAGTTCAGGGGATCACCAGATTCATCCCCAAAGTTCAAGGAGTATCGGGAACCCTGGGAGCCTCCAGAGGTCAATGAGCCCTGGGAGCCCCCAGAGTCCCAGGATTCCACAGCA CTTTCAACCTGGAAGCCTCCAGCAGTCAAGAAGATCCAGAAGGCTCTGGAGTCCCCAGCAGCCCAGAAGCCCCAGGCAACCTCAAGGGGTTATGAGCTCCCAGCAGACTGGGAGGCAGGGCCCACAGGCATCCAGGGTACCCCAGTCATCAAGGAGCTCCAGAATTTACAGCTCCACAACCTTACAAATGATGAGGAGTCTCAGAAGGTTCCAGAATACCAGGAGACCTCATCACAGCCGGAGCTCCTTGAGCACCCAGCTACCCAGGAGCCTCTGGACTCCTCAGATACCGAGGAGTTCCTAGAACTCTCAGTACCTGAAGAGTCCCTAGAGGGCCTAATAGTTGCAGGAACAGGAACAGCTGCTGCCTTTCCACAGGCCCACGTTAGATTAGAGGCTGCAACTTTACCCCTAGAGTACCCAGTGGCCTTTAATGGGAATTCTCAGAAACTTTCTGAGTTTTTAGTTCAGTTGAACAGCTACCTGAGAACCAGAGGGCACCTGTATCCCGCTGAAGCAGCTCTAGTAAGCTTTGTTGGCAGCTTCTTCTCAGGTGAGGCAGGAAGGTGGTTCCAGCCCTTAGCAGATACCCAAAGTCCCCTGCTGGAACAATTTGAAAGGTTTATTCGAGCGCTCCAAGACACTTTTGACGATCCAGAAAACATAGAAGTAGCTACACAAGGCCTCCCTCAGCTGCGCCAAGGGGAAAGCCTTGTCCACAGATATGCAACCCGCTTCCATCTCATTGCTCAAGAGTTAAATTTGGATGAAAGCACCTTCTGCATCCAATATCAAGAAGAGCTTGCCAGTTCTATTCAAAATGAACTGTCTTGCACAAGTCCAGCCACCAGCCTATCGGATGTGATCATTCAGTGTGTCACCCTTGAAGAGGAGACAAGTGGTAAGACTGATTCCAATTCATCATCCTCTGAAGAGGAAAATGGCTCTGAGAGTCCACCAACTGAAAATCAGGCTGTTCAAGCTACTAGTAATCGACCTCACCTCAGTGAGGCTGAGCGGGCCCGACGCCGTGAAGGCCACTTGTGCCTCTACTGTGGCCATCCGGGTCATTTTGCCAGAGACTGCCCTGTCAAGCCTCATCGTGCCCAGCAGGCGGGAAACATGGAGGCCCGGCGGTAA
- the LOC130867492 gene encoding heterogeneous nuclear ribonucleoprotein C-like: protein MASNVTNKTDPRSMNSRVFIGNLNTLVVKKSDVEAIFSKYGKIVGCSVHKGFAFVQYVNERNARAAVAGEDGRMIAGQVLDINLAAEPKVNRGKAGVKRSAAEMYGSSFDLDYDFQRDYYDRMYSYPARVPPPPPIARAVVPSKRQRVSGNTSRRGKSGFNSKSGQRGSSSKSGKLKGDDLQAIKKELTQIKQKVDSLLESLEKIEKEQSKQADLSFSSPVEMKNEKSEEEQSSASVKKDETNVKMESEAGADDSAEEGDLLDDDDNEDRGDDQLELIKDDEKEAEEREDDRDSANGEDDS, encoded by the exons ATGGCCAGCAACGTTACCAACAAGACAGATCCCCGATCCATGAATTCCCGTGTATTCATTGGGAATCTCAATACTCTTGTGGTCAAGAAGTCTGATGTGGAGGCAATCTTTTCAAAGTATGGCAAAATTGTGGGTTGCTCTGTGCATAAGGGCTTTGCCTTTGTCCAATATGTTAACGAAAGGAATGCCCGGGCCGCTGTAGCTGGAGAGGATGGCAGAATGATAGCTGGCCAGGTTTTAGATATTAATCTGGCTGCAGAGCCAAAAGTGAACCGAGGGAAAGCAGGTGTGAAACGATCTGCAGCGGAGATGTACGG TTCCTCATTTGATTTGGACTATGACTTTCAACGGGATTATTATGACAGGATGTACAGTTACCCAGCAcgtgttcctcctcctcctcctattgcTCGAGCGGTAGTGCCTTCTAAACGCCAACGTGTTTCTGGAAACACCTCTCGGAGGGGCAAAAGTGGATTCAATTCGAAGAGTGGACAACGGGGCTCTTCTTCCAAATCCGGAAAATTGAAAGGTGATGACCTTCAGGCCATTAAGAAGGAGCTGACTCAGATAAAACAAAAAGTGGATTCTCTGCTGGAAAGCctggaaaaaattgaaaaagaacaaagcaaacaagcagacTTGTCCTTCTCCTCCCCAGTAGAGATGAAGAATGAGAAGTCGGAGGAGGAGCAGAGCAGTGCCTCTGTGAAGAAAGACGAGACGAACGTCAAGATGGAGTCTGAGGCTGGCGCAGATGACTCTGCTGAGGAGGGCGACCTGCTGGATGACGATGACAATGAGGATCGAGGGGATGATCAGCTGGAACTGATCAAGGACGATGAAAAAGAAGCTGAGGAAAGAGAGGATGACAGAGACAGCGCCAATGGGGAGGATGACTCCTAA
- the Rtl3 gene encoding retrotransposon Gag-like protein 3 isoform X3: MVEDLAASYVALKLENEILQAQVKRLMEENAALQAQIPELQKSGAAKENEPLRKYSEVHEPPEASELLQPPAIKESQKSPEIKEPQIPPEPEVNEPWEPPESQDSTAAWELQEPSKAKEALESPAAQKPQATSRGYELPADWEAGPTGIQGTPVIKELQNLQLHNLTNDEESQKVPEYQETSSQPELLEHPATQEPLDSSDTEEFLELSVPEESLEGLIVAGTGTAAAFPQAHVRLEAATLPLEYPVAFNGNSQKLSEFLVQLNSYLRTRGHLYPAEAALVSFVGSFFSGEAGRWFQPLADTQSPLLEQFERFIRALQDTFDDPENIEVATQGLPQLRQGESLVHRYATRFHLIAQELNLDESTFCIQYQEELASSIQNELSCTSPATSLSDVIIQCVTLEEETSGKTDSNSSSSEEENGSESPPTENQAVQATSNRPHLSEAERARRREGHLCLYCGHPGHFARDCPVKPHRAQQAGNMEARR; this comes from the exons ATGGTAGAGGACTTAGCAGCTTCCTATGTTGCTCTGAAATTGGAGAATGAAATCCTGCAGGCTCAAGTGAAGAGGCTCATGGAAGAAAATGCTGCCCTCCAAGCCCAGATACCAGAGCTCCAGAAATCTGGAGCAGCCAAAGAGAATGAACCACTCCGAAAATACTCAGAGGTCCACGAGCCCCCAGAGGCCTCAGAGCTACTGCAACCTCCAGCA ATCAAGGAGTCCCAGAAGTCCCCAGAGATCAAGGAGCCCCAGATTCCCCCGGAA CCAGAGGTCAATGAGCCCTGGGAGCCCCCAGAGTCCCAGGATTCCACAGCAGCCTGGGAACTCCAAGAGCCTTCAAAGGCCAAGGAG GCTCTGGAGTCCCCAGCAGCCCAGAAGCCCCAGGCAACCTCAAGGGGTTATGAGCTCCCAGCAGACTGGGAGGCAGGGCCCACAGGCATCCAGGGTACCCCAGTCATCAAGGAGCTCCAGAATTTACAGCTCCACAACCTTACAAATGATGAGGAGTCTCAGAAGGTTCCAGAATACCAGGAGACCTCATCACAGCCGGAGCTCCTTGAGCACCCAGCTACCCAGGAGCCTCTGGACTCCTCAGATACCGAGGAGTTCCTAGAACTCTCAGTACCTGAAGAGTCCCTAGAGGGCCTAATAGTTGCAGGAACAGGAACAGCTGCTGCCTTTCCACAGGCCCACGTTAGATTAGAGGCTGCAACTTTACCCCTAGAGTACCCAGTGGCCTTTAATGGGAATTCTCAGAAACTTTCTGAGTTTTTAGTTCAGTTGAACAGCTACCTGAGAACCAGAGGGCACCTGTATCCCGCTGAAGCAGCTCTAGTAAGCTTTGTTGGCAGCTTCTTCTCAGGTGAGGCAGGAAGGTGGTTCCAGCCCTTAGCAGATACCCAAAGTCCCCTGCTGGAACAATTTGAAAGGTTTATTCGAGCGCTCCAAGACACTTTTGACGATCCAGAAAACATAGAAGTAGCTACACAAGGCCTCCCTCAGCTGCGCCAAGGGGAAAGCCTTGTCCACAGATATGCAACCCGCTTCCATCTCATTGCTCAAGAGTTAAATTTGGATGAAAGCACCTTCTGCATCCAATATCAAGAAGAGCTTGCCAGTTCTATTCAAAATGAACTGTCTTGCACAAGTCCAGCCACCAGCCTATCGGATGTGATCATTCAGTGTGTCACCCTTGAAGAGGAGACAAGTGGTAAGACTGATTCCAATTCATCATCCTCTGAAGAGGAAAATGGCTCTGAGAGTCCACCAACTGAAAATCAGGCTGTTCAAGCTACTAGTAATCGACCTCACCTCAGTGAGGCTGAGCGGGCCCGACGCCGTGAAGGCCACTTGTGCCTCTACTGTGGCCATCCGGGTCATTTTGCCAGAGACTGCCCTGTCAAGCCTCATCGTGCCCAGCAGGCGGGAAACATGGAGGCCCGGCGGTAA
- the Rtl3 gene encoding retrotransposon Gag-like protein 3 isoform X1 — translation MVEDLAASYVALKLENEILQAQVKRLMEENAALQAQIPELQKSGAAKENEPLRKYSEVHEPPEASELLQPPAAGTSQKPWESPGTTEPGGLPEINEPKEPSVIREPRGSPEIKESRDPSAIREPTGLPEIKESQKSPEIKEPQIPPETKESRGPSAITEFRGSPDSSPKFKEYREPWEPPEVNEPWEPPESQDSTAAWELQEPSKAKEAPSPPELQELSTWKPPAVKKIQKALESPAAQKPQATSRGYELPADWEAGPTGIQGTPVIKELQNLQLHNLTNDEESQKVPEYQETSSQPELLEHPATQEPLDSSDTEEFLELSVPEESLEGLIVAGTGTAAAFPQAHVRLEAATLPLEYPVAFNGNSQKLSEFLVQLNSYLRTRGHLYPAEAALVSFVGSFFSGEAGRWFQPLADTQSPLLEQFERFIRALQDTFDDPENIEVATQGLPQLRQGESLVHRYATRFHLIAQELNLDESTFCIQYQEELASSIQNELSCTSPATSLSDVIIQCVTLEEETSGKTDSNSSSSEEENGSESPPTENQAVQATSNRPHLSEAERARRREGHLCLYCGHPGHFARDCPVKPHRAQQAGNMEARR, via the coding sequence ATGGTAGAGGACTTAGCAGCTTCCTATGTTGCTCTGAAATTGGAGAATGAAATCCTGCAGGCTCAAGTGAAGAGGCTCATGGAAGAAAATGCTGCCCTCCAAGCCCAGATACCAGAGCTCCAGAAATCTGGAGCAGCCAAAGAGAATGAACCACTCCGAAAATACTCAGAGGTCCACGAGCCCCCAGAGGCCTCAGAGCTACTGCAACCTCCAGCAGCCGGGACCTCACAAAAGCCCTGGGAATCCCCAGGGACCACAGAGCCCGGGGGACTCCCAGAGATCAATGAGCCCAAGGAACCCTCAGTTATTAGAGAACCCAGGGGTAGCCCAGAGATCAAGGAGTCCAGGGACCCCTCAGCCATCAGGGAGCCCACGGGACTCCCAGAGATCAAGGAGTCCCAGAAGTCCCCAGAGATCAAGGAGCCCCAGATTCCCCCGGAAACCAAGGAGTCTAGGGGACCCTCAGCCATCACAGAGTTCAGGGGATCACCAGATTCATCCCCAAAGTTCAAGGAGTATCGGGAACCCTGGGAGCCTCCAGAGGTCAATGAGCCCTGGGAGCCCCCAGAGTCCCAGGATTCCACAGCAGCCTGGGAACTCCAAGAGCCTTCAAAGGCCAAGGAGGCCCCCAGTCCCCCAGAACTCCAGGAGCTTTCAACCTGGAAGCCTCCAGCAGTCAAGAAGATCCAGAAGGCTCTGGAGTCCCCAGCAGCCCAGAAGCCCCAGGCAACCTCAAGGGGTTATGAGCTCCCAGCAGACTGGGAGGCAGGGCCCACAGGCATCCAGGGTACCCCAGTCATCAAGGAGCTCCAGAATTTACAGCTCCACAACCTTACAAATGATGAGGAGTCTCAGAAGGTTCCAGAATACCAGGAGACCTCATCACAGCCGGAGCTCCTTGAGCACCCAGCTACCCAGGAGCCTCTGGACTCCTCAGATACCGAGGAGTTCCTAGAACTCTCAGTACCTGAAGAGTCCCTAGAGGGCCTAATAGTTGCAGGAACAGGAACAGCTGCTGCCTTTCCACAGGCCCACGTTAGATTAGAGGCTGCAACTTTACCCCTAGAGTACCCAGTGGCCTTTAATGGGAATTCTCAGAAACTTTCTGAGTTTTTAGTTCAGTTGAACAGCTACCTGAGAACCAGAGGGCACCTGTATCCCGCTGAAGCAGCTCTAGTAAGCTTTGTTGGCAGCTTCTTCTCAGGTGAGGCAGGAAGGTGGTTCCAGCCCTTAGCAGATACCCAAAGTCCCCTGCTGGAACAATTTGAAAGGTTTATTCGAGCGCTCCAAGACACTTTTGACGATCCAGAAAACATAGAAGTAGCTACACAAGGCCTCCCTCAGCTGCGCCAAGGGGAAAGCCTTGTCCACAGATATGCAACCCGCTTCCATCTCATTGCTCAAGAGTTAAATTTGGATGAAAGCACCTTCTGCATCCAATATCAAGAAGAGCTTGCCAGTTCTATTCAAAATGAACTGTCTTGCACAAGTCCAGCCACCAGCCTATCGGATGTGATCATTCAGTGTGTCACCCTTGAAGAGGAGACAAGTGGTAAGACTGATTCCAATTCATCATCCTCTGAAGAGGAAAATGGCTCTGAGAGTCCACCAACTGAAAATCAGGCTGTTCAAGCTACTAGTAATCGACCTCACCTCAGTGAGGCTGAGCGGGCCCGACGCCGTGAAGGCCACTTGTGCCTCTACTGTGGCCATCCGGGTCATTTTGCCAGAGACTGCCCTGTCAAGCCTCATCGTGCCCAGCAGGCGGGAAACATGGAGGCCCGGCGGTAA